The genomic window tcgtggatctccagaagtggctcctgggcctttcactGCAGGGCCTCCTCCGTCGGGGGAttaaaggtcttgagggaggggcctTTCTGGGGCTGGTTTGGCCCCCCAGTccactcctgccttccctccctccctccctccctccctcccccagctttccagaaatcagggtgtataaaggttgacagtactgctgtggttgccaagggacccacaagagacacagaatccagtgggcctcCTTAAAGTGACAGatgtgtttctgttcttttgGGGAGTTGAGACACAGCTCTCTGTCTGACCCCAGGAGACTTCTTGGCCTCTTCTGGGTACGGATGTCAGCCTCCATGGGGGAtgctagcccaacactctgtgtcctacagtggccaaaacccaggggccaccagaaggtccagagccctcccactgttgccaccCCCCCACTGCCATGAACagagagcaccactgccccagacctaagaaagtgagagaggccagctgggtcaggccagaggcCCGTCCACTCTGGCCctttgtgccacacagtggctcaATCCCAgattcccctccttctggagaacatcaacagagaaatatctgaaactgtggccagatttTTGCAAGGTGCCCTCAAACTGcatccggactgttattcaggataATTTTCTGGCATATTAATTCCTGGGAGAGCTTTGTAtatttactgtgtctttgacTTCTTTTTGCTctcctgtctctgtattccacttccaactgtaacactgattttatatgccaagaagcGGTTTCAATTTGGAACTGTGGATTCTGGTCCGGAGGGTTACCTTTTTtgtgcacagaattggccatgcccattttaaCACTTTTTGTGCTGTTCTGAAAACACGGTGCATCGGCTTTAAAAAcaagagcttttcaacagcagaaaatgttttcatccatccacccttcttccctgacatctctccctgcctcctccagggctcaagggggggggagaccctgccCTGTCTGGCAGAGAGGTCTGGATCCTTCTATGCTTAGCTACCATCTTGGAAGAGGCCATGAGAGCCGaggagacccccaccccaccccagagtccCTCACATAGACGCACATGGCCGCCTGGTCCCTGGAGGAAATCTCAGTCCTGCTGGGAAGGGGTTGTGACCACCTTACATTTGTGTCCCAAGGTGAACAACACAGAATCTGTGCCGGGTGAGGATCGTTgctccagctgcccccccccccccgggaaagtaAGTAagcttgagggggagggaagggcaggaaacagcccccttggccactgtgacccgagggaccgggggggggggggggcagggcctcctttgtgacgtcaccccctgctggtgccctgggctgccgcaccccggggggggggctttgtgggttgttgaaggagccttGGAGTTGGTGCTGGAGAGAGATtgctggagaaaaatcgtgttttgtttgtttattggtttatttctttctgatttccgtttatccatttatttcactaatttattttgttttttttaattattttatttattcatttatttattctttttgattcattgatatggttcatttttattcatttatttttaccttaatatttatttgtatatatttgtacatctgtatatatttgtatttatttacttatttatttgtacatttatttgtaaatttatttatttgtaccttTGTATATATTGATTTGTATATATCCTGAAGACAATGGCTGtacaacatctaaaaatgtaagtggggcatctGCATCTTGTTCCCTCGCtattttgatcccccccccccccccgtagaacGATCCCCCAAGCGATGTGGGTTGTGAAGCGGCCGGGTTTCTGTTCTCCAGAGATAAGGCTGTCCGAAGGCTCAGCTCCGCATcagaggagggaaagggtgtgtcaggccttctccggtccctccaccctcccaggcaagaggggacaagagccccccccccatctggtgcccaggggacagcggagaggagattctctccagacctcagacgccctgcagccccctgcccacccggACAAGACTGAAGGGCTTCtgcggcctttctccccaaatccgccttggcagtcttcagcccagcctcctcctgcccggtttggcttgaccagggagcctggctgaccaggagggaaggggaggtccaTCAAGGCCGAGCCACGAAGCGGGAGACGGAGGGAacggccctcatcccagagaggccccctcaagtgttcttcgatataagggcaggtggggggggggactgtggacACAGGGTgctgccaggccagtgactcccctcctcttctctctctcccttctagcctccaacgcTTAAGGGCCctgttcaaacgggccaaggtcggccCCTGGCCGGAGGAGAGGcacagcctgcaggtgaggaggcgCTACAGTCGGCCGTGgaacagagggcaggaaggcggGTGGAAGCGGCGGAAGTGTTGAGAAGAGAGAAAACCCCTGGGCTCAAGCCCCCTGTGGCCCTCAGCACAAGGAGTGGTTTGGAACCAGGCCGACTGGGCTTGGAAACCTcgtggaaatctcgtggcacctccaagaccgacctcattgattagggtacgtcaTTGGTGGGTCATGGACCCTTTCACCAGttggatctgtgatgacagacgaaaACGGGGCATTcatggagggctcctgtggggaggagacaaGAGTAGCACCCATGGACACCCTGAGCCTGTCAAGGGTCTCTTTCGATGTAGGGGTGGAGGGGGCATGCCGTGTAAAAGGTGGGGGCGAGTCTCCCCCTAGAGTGACAGGATTTGCTGATTCCCCCACTGGAGTCTGAGGGAGGCCAGGAGCCGAAATGGATACCCTGAGGGTTTCTGTTTatgtgcccgacagcagtgcccacggtgggGAGAAGCCTTGTGCCTGAGGGGCAAaccgggctccccccacacaggagtgcTCCGCAGTCCtggctgggctgtgtggccctcggagcccctggtggggctgggaggacaccgaggggggctacCACAGACTGCAGGCAGGGaactcgatggggggaggctctctctcctgctgttgaTGGAGCCCCACCCACAAACCTGGGAGCCACTGggcctgttgctgaagcgatggtCCACAGGATCCCtggggggcgagagggaaggaaggtccCCACCAGGGGATGatgggacccagcccagaacaTGGCATCACCTGTGGTACCAAAAGCcccccagctgggaagggctctgatggagccaccttggaagggggaaggaaagcgggatctctccgggTATTAACTGggtccttcctccccagctgccgctgcccgcaggaggcgccccaaaacGGGAGCGGCGGAATACATGGCCCACTTCCCGGCCGCCAAGGAAACGGTAAGTCCCCTGAGGCACGAGGGCCAGagaagccatggagactttcagggggGATCCTCCTCGGGAGCGATAGTGGCCCAACCAGATAGACTACCCCTGACTGGGGagggctgcttctctccttggccctccactgCCAGGCTCCCAGCCCCCCTCTTGCCACTTCCGGAGGAGGCGGAAgaggcagggtccctctttgggtgccaAATCCAGAGGCCTggagatggagtggtggtcttcaagtctTCCTGGCCagacctgaggggagggggggtcagccatATCATGCCAGattgctcttcccatcaggccagaAAAAGGCTTCAGAGAAGGATGGTGCAGGGtctgatccgggaggatccctcaGAAGGCCCCCTGAACACCccgctggacgtaagtagctggagaaggtgggaggcagaTGGGCAGAGGGGATCCAAAGGGAGCCCAGCAGGGAGACACGGTCACCTCTGGCTCAGCACAATCCACCCCACCCTCATGCCGGAGGGGGGCCCTCCcaactggctgctctagaaccccattcctggaatttggctttctgtggcggcagcagagtggcttgcctctctctgggggaagaactcccaaggggctgccgtccgtgagccgtgggagcacccCAATGgaggggtcactgggcacccgtCCTGTCCCCTCCGGGACTCTGAGGGCCGCTTGAGATGGTGGCTCCGGGGAGTAGAGAGGGAAGTCAATGAGCCTGAGAAACACCAGCTGCCcgcaagccttcggggagggcggtatagaaatgtgaataaataaatagataaaaatgaaAGCGAACCCCTGTGCTGCTCACACAACCTTCCCTGGGAGAGGATTGCTGATAACAGGAGAACCGAGGccagccaggctgggagacgacggccccctcggggcaggttgggggcaggcagctatcccacaggaacagagcccttttcaAAGCATGGGGCCCACCTCCTCTGGGAATCTTTCTGAAGAGCAGCCccgtccttggtgggcagaggtgcagggggagggggcattgaggACCATGCACTGGCCGGAGGGCGTAGGCTGAGGGGctgcttccatccttccttccttccttccacagcaactcttatactagCACTGGGTCAGGTGGCctgccccagagcccgggcagctgatcTGCTTAGGGATGTCCTTCTGGATGCCTACAGGATGCCTGGCttgaacgtaagtcctccacccccagcgaGATATGGCCGGTGGAGCctagcaagagaggaggggccactccatctctgggagggggaagatgaggcctggtcctttggtgtccaaagcgccctccctccctccctccctgactcttCCCGgaaatgccagagtgtccacccctgggacattcttccttctcttctaagGTCCCCCCCAgggtcagtggggagggtcaggagggggaagaccccagtggttcagggctcctgggctgtctctggatggacaagacaggcctcttcttctgcttccaatctagatcgtCAGCCATGATACATTCGGGCACCTGGTGGcaaagctgtccgtctccctggccgacccggaagcggaggtccagGAGAAGGTCAGGGAGGTCACGGGACAGCTGATGCAAGTGGAGCAGAAGGGGCAGGGTGAGTTCACGTCCCTTTTCTGGGGTGGAGCACCCACTCCCTTAAGAGCCACGGAGTTCCAGATAAGCCTTCCCCGCCACGGCCTCCAGACCTCTGGCCCCCACGACCCCAGCCCTCCACTGGTGCCAGAGGGGGAGGCCAGCGAGGCCCAGGCGGAGGGGGAGGaaccacccccaggccaggaggaagcacagctgttctgagcAGGGCCAGTCTgcttgagctcccccccccccccccggtgtcttCCTTTCAGGCCGGAGCAAGTTCActtgggaggaggacccagagcggccctggagggagagctacgcccacctcataggggcagctgaggtacggaggcccgtctgtggtgctggccaggcagtcTTGGAAAGGCCTCGCCTCTTGGGCCTGGGTCAAGGGGCCTTGGTTCATTCCCCGGGAAGGACACAGCAGAGCTCCCTTGGGGGATTCTTCCATCAGCGGTGTGCAGGGAGACTGGGAGTCCCCCCTTCCCTTcgccatgccacagctctggagcatgctctgagtcccatttcctcgcaggggagCTGTTTGTAGCCTCCCTttaaaaagaagggagggagggagggcaagaaGGAGCCAAAACCTCTGGAGAAGAGGGACCAGGACGGgttgggagaggactgacagggtctcttcctggtttcaggtgttcggaggtcacctaagggagaggcagaggctctctctccaggaggccgctctggaggacgccctgagcctggacgggcggtgggtgagggagggaggcctcttggtcctcctctccctcctgggccaggccagggccctgctggaggaggaggtgcgtagatgGGGAGATCAAGCATAGAGGGGGGGCCAAACATCCCAACCCCCTTGCTGAGGCTgaaaagagggcaggaatcattgGGAgcgtttctccatctccccagatcgaagaccttcggagcaacctctctgccctgctctataatctcTGGCGGGCCCTCGTTTGTcgctgttcttgaaaggcctctgcctccgGGCCACGAGGGCTCCTCTGAGGAAGGCCCTTGCTGGCTTTcccctactcagaagtaagtctgctatctcttgcctattttatggaccgctgcaagagagctgaccctgggccggcctgcttttcttttctcccctacagatgagtaaaaggaccctgcaggagtgcccttcctcctcctccagttcatCTCAGCCACTcaagagggcttccaggtaatgaAGACTtgctttcctcctgaccctgttctttggcatgccgaccccatgctctccttcgtgaaagaggccaatGCACCCATCTCAACCACTGGAGCCATGCTGTCGCAGGAGGTGTGGCCCACAGATCTCCTACATCCCTGTGCACATTCCTGTCGATTTTCGCTGTTTCTCAAGATCCCTTTGCCTCCGGGCAACAAGTGCTCCTTTTGAGGAAGTCCCTTCTGATAAactgcaggttgacctgcccctttgggaccccaacctagAAGCGAGTCAGTGATCTGTTCCATAATTTCTGTATCGGGGcaagtgagctgacgcaggggcctgcctgcttttcttctctcccctacagaggaaagaagaccctgtaggagtgcccttcctccctctcctcctcctcctgcctttctcatgctgggactctggcgCACAACCAAGCCTCCCAAGCCAAGTTCAGCCATTTCGTTGGCAGCtgttgcagcggtccccagtggctccccctcctcttgggacgtgTCTGGtcactcctcctgagaagccagaagcctcgcctgtgttcctggccCAGGGCACATTGGACACGAgggtgagatcagaccagggtcaTCTTCCTCGGGAGCCAGCTGAAGGACCAAGCACCTAAGCAGCCAACACCACAGATGGAGGGGGAGTCCCCCTGATGAATAGTCATGGGGAGTTTCTGTGCCACTTCCAAGCTGCTTCCTCCGTCCAAGAGAAGATAGGAGGGGCTCTTGGTCCTATCcggctcctgcagcagcagctaaCCTCAGAAGCCTCCTGTAGAATCGAGTTCCGGTTAGTGGTCCAAGACCTAGCCTGGTGCAAGGATGCTCTGCAGGACCAGTCCCTCGAAAGCCTCTCAGACCAGTTTCCTGATGAAGCTGGCATGGTGGAGCACCCTGCTTCCCTGGATTCCTGATCGACCTTCGCTTGAGACCTGAGGGCTGCTTAGAAGACAGGAGGGTGCCTGGTTAGGTGGGCGGGGCCACACTGGGGTGCATGCTCAGTTCCCAGTCTCCCTCCCCTACCCAGGACTGGTTTACGCCACAGAGGGATTGCCCAGGCAGCTTCAGGGAAGCAGGCAGGCCCATGCGTCTCGAAGGAAGAGAACGGTGGCGCAGCAGGTCCAACTCATGCTTTTACTGCTGGGGTAAAAGcagaggccattccgcacaaggaccaatgttgccaattgctttcacaaagcggaaacgctattttaaagaGTGGAATCTCGGCTTTCCGCAtatcttcatttgtagtggaatccagtagcgtttcattcgttcctcacaggtttccagtcttgcaggaatcgctagaa from Paroedura picta isolate Pp20150507F chromosome 7, Ppicta_v3.0, whole genome shotgun sequence includes these protein-coding regions:
- the LOC143841558 gene encoding uncharacterized protein LOC143841558; translated protein: MPGLNIVSHDTFGHLVAKLSVSLADPEAEVQEKVREVTGQLMQVEQKGQGRSKFTWEEDPERPWRESYAHLIGAAEVFGGHLRERQRLSLQEAALEDALSLDGRWVREGGLLVLLSLLGQARALLEEEIEDLRSNLSALLYNLWRALVCRCS